A DNA window from Chryseobacterium sp. MEBOG06 contains the following coding sequences:
- a CDS encoding YceI family protein, with amino-acid sequence MATKWNLDPTHSEITFKVKHMMISNVKGSFRTFNAEIEAEDDTFANAKTTATIETDSVFTNNTDRDNHLKSAEFFNAENHPTITFESQALNDTVVGNLTINGITKSVTLDVDFGGINVDPWGNTKAGFSFEGKISRKDFGLNWNAALEAGGVMVSDDVKVAGELQFVKQA; translated from the coding sequence ATGGCTACAAAATGGAACCTAGACCCAACGCATAGTGAAATTACTTTCAAAGTAAAACACATGATGATCTCTAACGTAAAAGGAAGCTTCAGAACTTTCAATGCAGAAATTGAAGCTGAAGATGATACTTTTGCCAATGCCAAAACAACAGCAACTATTGAGACAGATTCTGTTTTCACAAATAATACAGACAGAGATAATCACTTGAAGTCTGCTGAATTCTTCAATGCTGAAAACCACCCTACGATCACTTTTGAATCTCAGGCGTTAAACGATACAGTTGTAGGAAATCTTACGATTAATGGAATCACAAAATCTGTAACTCTTGACGTAGACTTCGGAGGAATCAACGTTGACCCATGGGGAAATACAAAAGCAGGTTTCTCTTTTGAAGGGAAAATCAGCAGAAAAGACTTTGGACTAAACTGGAATGCAGCTCTTGAAGCGGGAGGTGTAATGGTAAGTGATGACGTAAAGGTAGCTGGTGAATTACAGTTTGTAAAACAGGCATAA
- a CDS encoding LLM class flavin-dependent oxidoreductase: protein MELGIGMFGDLAFDQSTGKYREAGTKIREILDQVKLMDEVGIDVFAMGEHHRPDYAVSSPEMVLAAAASITKNIKLASGVTVLSSSEPVKVYEDFSTLDLISDGRAEIFVGRGSFIESFPLYGYSLNDYEELFDEKLELLLKINSEENVTWSGKLRAPMQNQTVYPRAKNDGKLSIWRAVGGTPQSVLSAAQLGMPLVVAIIGGMPAQFRNLIEFYKQEYQKAGHDVSKMQIAVHSHTFVSDDQNVVDGYFHNYKSQMDRIGASRGWAPYTKAQYEGGRSKDGALFIGSPAEVADKIAYMKELFGITRFIGHMDVGDPAHDVMMKSIELFGKEVKPVVGSL from the coding sequence ATGGAATTAGGAATAGGAATGTTCGGAGATCTGGCTTTTGACCAGTCAACCGGTAAATATAGAGAGGCAGGAACTAAAATCCGTGAAATACTGGATCAGGTGAAGCTGATGGATGAGGTGGGAATTGATGTATTTGCGATGGGAGAACACCACCGCCCGGATTACGCAGTTTCCTCTCCGGAAATGGTTCTGGCAGCAGCAGCAAGTATTACTAAAAATATAAAACTGGCGAGCGGAGTAACTGTTTTAAGTTCTTCAGAGCCTGTAAAAGTATATGAAGACTTTTCTACACTGGACTTGATTTCAGACGGAAGAGCAGAAATATTTGTAGGGCGTGGAAGCTTCATAGAATCGTTTCCTTTATATGGTTATTCATTGAATGATTATGAAGAACTTTTTGATGAAAAGCTTGAATTATTATTAAAAATCAACTCTGAAGAAAATGTAACCTGGTCTGGAAAACTTCGCGCTCCGATGCAGAACCAAACAGTTTACCCAAGAGCAAAAAATGATGGGAAACTTTCCATCTGGAGAGCTGTGGGAGGAACTCCTCAGTCCGTTTTAAGTGCTGCCCAGTTAGGAATGCCTTTAGTAGTCGCTATTATTGGCGGAATGCCTGCCCAATTCAGAAATCTGATTGAATTTTATAAGCAGGAATATCAAAAAGCAGGGCATGATGTCTCCAAAATGCAGATTGCCGTTCATTCGCATACTTTTGTAAGTGATGATCAGAATGTTGTAGATGGGTATTTCCATAATTATAAATCACAGATGGATAGGATAGGAGCTTCCAGAGGCTGGGCTCCTTATACCAAAGCGCAGTATGAAGGCGGAAGAAGTAAAGACGGAGCTTTATTTATAGGAAGCCCCGCAGAAGTTGCTGATAAAATTGCTTACATGAAAGAACTTTTCGGGATTACAAGGTTTATCGGGCATATGGATGTAGGAGATCCTGCTCATGATGTGATGATGAAATCTATTGAGTTATTTGGAAAAGAAGTAAAACCCGTTGTCGGGAGTTTATAA
- a CDS encoding intradiol ring-cleavage dioxygenase gives MKTMNRKGFLKSLGLAGVTAVAAPLLIHCGSDDTTDSSSNTSSGSASTGCSVTNSETEGPFPTKSPSTLVQSNIVNDRTGIPFSITITVQNVNTDCAVLQGAFVDLWHCDKDGNYSEYGGSGMQSTNYTAVHFLRGRQTTDANGQVKFTSIFPGWYNGRATHIHVHIYNSAGQSLLVTQIAFPEGSNSAVVQVAASTGYKGMNGYTYNANDNVFSDGTSNEMSVISGSVSGGFALTHTIKVSG, from the coding sequence ATGAAAACAATGAATAGAAAGGGCTTTCTGAAAAGCCTGGGTTTAGCAGGGGTAACTGCCGTTGCCGCTCCTCTTTTAATCCATTGCGGAAGTGATGATACAACAGATTCATCTTCCAATACTTCTTCGGGATCAGCATCCACAGGATGTTCTGTCACCAATAGCGAAACTGAAGGGCCTTTTCCTACAAAATCACCCTCAACCTTAGTTCAAAGTAATATTGTGAATGACAGAACCGGAATACCTTTTTCCATCACCATTACAGTCCAGAATGTGAATACAGACTGTGCTGTTTTGCAGGGTGCTTTTGTAGATCTCTGGCATTGTGACAAAGATGGAAATTATTCTGAATACGGAGGATCAGGAATGCAGTCTACCAACTACACAGCGGTTCATTTTTTAAGAGGAAGACAAACCACAGATGCTAACGGGCAGGTGAAATTTACTTCAATTTTTCCGGGTTGGTATAATGGAAGAGCTACCCATATCCATGTTCATATTTATAATTCAGCAGGGCAGTCACTGCTGGTTACGCAGATTGCTTTTCCTGAAGGAAGTAACAGTGCTGTAGTTCAGGTTGCAGCAAGTACCGGCTACAAAGGAATGAACGGTTATACATACAATGCGAATGACAATGTTTTCAGTGATGGAACCTCCAACGAAATGTCCGTTATTTCAGGAAGTGTAAGCGGAGGTTTCGCCCTTACCCATACTATAAAAGTTTCTGGCTAA
- a CDS encoding S9 family peptidase gives MKLHKFSLLMLVVGSSAFAQSQKFTMAEAVNGMRTNLAVKNISQFSWSADGKSYIQAVKGGYLITDLKTNKQDTLISLTQLNRQFSNDKLKAVPPIRFTSTSNGYFTTAGKMSWIEKSGNGWKVKNSANVDQDAANVKMFGDGQTFAFTAKNNLFVNKNGKTIAVTNEANENIISGQAVHRNEFGIDTGIFPAPNSESVAFYRMDQSMVADYPIIDWSVTPAVNHNIKYPMAGQASHQVTLGVFNIKTQSTTFLKTEGEKDQYLTAVTWSPDSKYIFVGVLNRGQNHMKMNQYDAATGELVKTLFEETDSKYVEPQHPLTFFPNSNTDFIWQSQRTGYNHLFHYSLEKGLIAQITKGDWLVTDILGFNEKKKEIYFTSTKETPLERHLYRINWTNFKMQRLDSAEGMHIGTLSSDGNYLYDAYSNANSPRVGNIINTANLKSTNILTSENPLKNYQRPEIKNIELKADDGTPLYGKIILPTNFDPNKKYPTIVYLYNGPHLQLITNSFPASGNLWYEYMAQNGYIIFTMDGRGSSNRGLKFEQAVFRNLGTTEMNDQMKGVDYLKSLPYVDAEKMGIHGWSFGGFMTTSFMLRKPDVFKVGVAGGPVIDWSMYEIMYGERYMDTPQENPQGYAAANLLDKVQNLKGKLLMIHGAQDDVVVWQHSIKFIKSAVDNGVQLDYFTYPGHPHNVIGKDRVHLMQKITDYFDLYLKK, from the coding sequence ATGAAATTACATAAGTTTTCTTTATTGATGCTGGTTGTAGGCAGTTCAGCATTTGCCCAGAGCCAGAAATTTACGATGGCGGAAGCTGTAAATGGAATGAGAACCAATCTTGCAGTGAAAAATATTTCACAATTTTCATGGTCTGCAGATGGAAAATCATATATCCAGGCAGTAAAAGGAGGTTATCTGATCACAGATCTGAAAACCAATAAACAAGATACATTGATATCCCTGACTCAATTGAACAGACAGTTTTCGAATGACAAACTGAAAGCTGTTCCGCCAATCAGGTTTACAAGCACTTCCAACGGTTACTTTACTACGGCAGGTAAAATGTCCTGGATAGAAAAATCAGGAAACGGCTGGAAAGTAAAAAATTCGGCAAACGTAGATCAGGATGCTGCCAATGTAAAAATGTTCGGGGACGGACAGACGTTTGCTTTTACGGCAAAGAATAATTTATTTGTGAATAAAAATGGTAAAACCATTGCTGTAACAAATGAAGCCAATGAAAATATCATCAGCGGACAGGCTGTTCACAGAAACGAATTTGGTATTGACACAGGAATCTTCCCTGCTCCTAATTCTGAAAGTGTAGCTTTCTATAGAATGGATCAGAGTATGGTAGCAGATTACCCGATCATTGACTGGTCTGTGACTCCTGCCGTTAATCATAATATTAAATACCCGATGGCAGGCCAGGCTTCTCATCAGGTAACTTTAGGTGTTTTCAATATTAAAACACAATCTACTACTTTCCTGAAAACTGAAGGGGAAAAAGACCAATACCTAACAGCAGTTACCTGGAGTCCGGATTCAAAATATATCTTTGTAGGAGTTTTGAACAGAGGGCAGAATCATATGAAAATGAATCAGTATGATGCAGCCACCGGAGAATTGGTGAAAACTTTATTTGAAGAAACAGACAGTAAATATGTTGAGCCTCAGCATCCGCTTACTTTCTTCCCGAATTCCAATACAGATTTTATCTGGCAGAGCCAGAGAACAGGATACAACCATTTGTTTCACTATAGCCTTGAAAAAGGGCTGATTGCACAGATTACAAAAGGAGATTGGTTGGTAACCGATATTTTAGGATTTAATGAAAAGAAAAAGGAAATCTATTTCACGTCTACAAAGGAAACTCCTTTGGAAAGGCATTTATATAGAATCAACTGGACTAATTTCAAAATGCAGAGACTGGACAGTGCTGAAGGGATGCATATCGGAACTTTAAGCAGTGACGGAAATTATCTGTATGATGCTTATAGCAATGCAAACTCTCCAAGAGTTGGCAATATCATTAATACTGCTAATTTAAAATCTACCAATATCCTTACTTCTGAAAATCCTTTAAAGAATTATCAGAGACCGGAAATTAAAAATATAGAATTAAAAGCTGATGACGGAACGCCTTTATATGGGAAAATCATTCTTCCAACAAATTTTGATCCTAATAAAAAGTATCCTACAATTGTTTATCTGTATAACGGCCCACACTTACAGCTGATTACAAACAGTTTCCCTGCTTCAGGAAATCTGTGGTATGAATACATGGCTCAAAACGGATATATCATTTTCACAATGGATGGAAGAGGTTCTTCTAACCGCGGATTAAAATTCGAGCAGGCAGTATTCAGAAATCTGGGAACTACAGAAATGAACGACCAGATGAAAGGAGTAGATTACTTAAAATCTCTTCCATATGTAGATGCTGAAAAAATGGGAATCCATGGATGGAGCTTTGGAGGATTTATGACAACAAGTTTTATGCTTCGTAAGCCAGATGTATTCAAAGTTGGAGTTGCAGGAGGACCGGTAATCGACTGGAGTATGTATGAAATCATGTATGGAGAAAGATATATGGATACTCCACAGGAAAATCCACAAGGATATGCAGCAGCCAATCTTTTGGATAAAGTTCAGAACCTGAAAGGAAAACTACTGATGATTCATGGGGCGCAGGATGACGTAGTGGTTTGGCAGCATTCTATAAAATTCATCAAATCTGCAGTTGATAATGGTGTTCAGTTGGATTACTTTACTTATCCGGGGCACCCGCATAATGTAATTGGTAAAGACAGAGTTCACTTAATGCAAAAGATTACAGATTATTTTGATCTTTATCTGAAGAAATAA